A window of Streptomyces sp. NBC_01224 genomic DNA:
GTCCGGGACCGTGCCAGGTGATCTTCCCGCCGCGGTCCACATCGATGACCGGGGTGCCGTCCAGCGGGCGCTCACTGTCGGTCGTGCGCCGCCCCGCCGTGTAGACGGGCGGGTGTTCCAGCAGCAGACAGGTGTCCGGGACGGTGTCCTCGAATCTGGCCGCGTGCACCTCGCGCTGCTTCTGCCAGGCCTCCTGGTAGTCGACGGCTTCCTCGCCGAATCCCAGCCGGACGAACCGAAGCTCAGTCACGACAGATGCCTCCCTACTCGCGGTGCCGGGAGCCGGGGTGCCCGGAGCCACGCCACCATGCACTGAATCAGCCCCGAGCCACTGTACGACCGGACTCCGGGCGGTGGCCCAGCAGGTCGTTCCCGTCAGCGCCACCCCCAATCCTCACACGATCGGATGAAAGTGAAGCGAAGGTGGCTGCGACCGCCGCAGAGGCCGCTAAATTCACGCCGTTCCATTAGGGCCTGCCCGGCCCCGAAGGCAGGAGACCGTACAGCTGATGTCGGAACGACCTCCGCAGCGCACCCCCAACCGCCGACTCGCCTCGCTCATCACCGAGGCCGGCTTCTCCAACGCCGGCCTCGCCCGCAGGGTGGACCAACTCGGCCTGGAACACGGCCTCGACCTGCGGTACGACAAGACCTCCGTGACCCGCTGGCTGCGCGGTCAGCAGCCGCGCGGAACCACCCCCGCGCTGATCGCCGAGGTCTTCACCCGGCGGCTCGGGCGCCGCCTCTCCGCGCAGGACCTGGGCCTCGACTCATGTGCCCCTGTCTACGCGGGCCTGGAGTTCGCGGCCACGCCCGCCGAGGCGGTCGACATCGTCAGCGGACTGTGGCGGAAGGACTCGGGCAGCCAAGCGGAGCTGCGCAAGATCGCCTTCACCCCGGCCGGGCTCGTCGTCCCCAGCAGGGACTGGCTGATCGGCCGGGCCGATGAGTGGGTGGGAGGGGGGAGCGAGTCCTCGCCCCCGGTACCGGGCGGCGCCGGGGGTGCCCGTGCGGCCGGTGCGCTCGGCAGGTCCGTCGGGGCCTCTGGGGCTGCGGGGGCTGCAGGGGCCACCGAGGCCGGTGGTTCGGCGCGGTCCGGCGGTCCCGGCGGGGCACGGGGGATCGGGGCGCAGGGGTCGCAGGGGTCGCACTGGCCCGGCGGCAGTGGGCACGGTGTGACGGGGGCGTCCGGCGTCAGTGGCCGCGGCGGGGCCCGTGGGCCCGTACCGTCCCGGCCTTCCGGACCGTCCGCGCCACCCGGGTCCCCCGCACCCTCGACCGCTCCCGCCTCCGTGGGAGCAGGGCTGTCGGGCGCCCCCGGCGTTCCCCGGCAACGGCAGAGCGACCGCGGCTCCGGCCAGCGGGTCAGCAGCGGTGATGTCGCCGCCCTGCGGTCGGTCGGCGAACTCTTCCGTGCCCTGGACAACGCCTACGGCGGCGGCCACGCCCGGCAGGCCCTCGTCCGGTATCTGGAGCATGAGACGGAGCCGATGCTTCGCGGGACCTACGGGGAGGCCACCGGGCGCCGGCTCTTCTCCGCCGCCGCCGATCTGACCCGGCTGGCGGGCTGGACCTCGTACGACATCGCGGCCCACGGCCTGGCCCAGCGGTACTTCGTCCAGGCGCTGCGGCTCGCCCAGGCCGCGGGGGACCGTGCGTACGGCGCTTACGTCCTGATCACCATGAGCCGGCAGGCGGTCTATCTCGGGCACGGCAGGGAAGCCGTACAGCTGGCCCGCGTCGCCCAGCAGGGCATCGGTTCGTCGGCGCCGCCCGTCGTCCAGGCCCTGCTGCACGCCGTGGAGGCACGCGGTCACGGGGTGCTCGGCGAGGCGAGGCTCTGCACCGCCTCGCTGGCGCGGGCGGAACGCGCGCTGGAGAGCGCCCGCCCCGGGGACGAGGTGCCGCACTGGGCGCGGTACTTCGACGAGGCCCAGCTCGCCGACGAGTTCGGCCACTGCTACCGGGATCTGCAGCAGTACCGGGTCGCGGCGCAGCACGCCGAGCGCTCCCTCCAGCTGCGCGCCCCGGCGTACGCCCGCAGCAGGCTGTTCTGCCGGGTGGTGCTGGCCTCCGCGCGGCTCGGGCTCGGTGAGCTCGACCAGGCGTGCGTGCTCGGCGCCGAGGCCGCCCAGCAGGCGGCGGAGATGCGGTCGGTACGGGCGACGGAGTACGTACGGGACTTCGAGCGAAGCCTGGAGCCGTACCGGGACGCGGCCGCGGTACGGGGATACCGCGAGCGGGTCGCGGCCCTCGGGTGATCTCTCCGGCGTGACCACGGGTGACTCCTCCGCGTGACTCTTCCGCGCGGCGGCACGGGTGGTGGCCCGGACCGGGAGCGATCGGTCCGGGCCACCATCCGTTCGGCGGGACTCTCTCAGTGCCCGCGCACCTCGACCTCCGCCAGCGACAGCGGGTTGGTGCCGGACGCCAGCTGCACGCGGACGTACCTGCCGGAGGTGCCCGCCGGGAGCTGCACGGTGGACGGCCGTCCGGCCTGGCCGGTGACATGCACCGCCGTCACGCCGGGTGCGGTCCGTGCGTCATCGAGTCCGTCGGCCGTGATCGGGGTGTCCGAGGTCAGGACCCAGAAGTCCTTGAGCCGGTCGGAGCAGCAGTCGGTGCGGTTCCAGATGTCGACTGCGGACAGTGACTTCGAGGCGCCCAGGTCGACCTGCCACCATGCCTGCGACGAGGGTTCCGCGGTGTGGGTCACCGAGCCCGACCCGAAGGAGCCGTCGGTGTTCCCGTCGACGGCGCGGGAGGCAGGGGCGTCCCACGCGGTGCTCTTCTGGGTGGCCGCCTTGTTCCGGGCGAGGTTCTCCGGGGCCACCGTGACCTTGACCGCCGTGGTGGTCGTGAGACGGCCGTGGCGCAGGGTGATGTCCAGTGTGTACGTACCGGGGGCCGCGGAAGCGGGCGGCGTCAGGGTGAACGGGACCTTCGCGTCCGCGCCCGGCGCCAGCGGGTTCACCCGGGTGGCCGACGGGGTGACGGTCCAGCCCTCGGGTCCGGACAGCCCGATCCTGGTCCCGGACGCGCGCTTGCGGGCGGTGTTGGTGAGGGTCAGCGTGCCGTCGGCGGTGCGTCCGGGGTTGAGCTCCTTCGGCAGTTCGGTCCTCGTGCGGACGAGGGTGTTCACGCCCGGGGTGGTGACCTTGAAGACGTACGCGCTCGTACTCCTGGTGGCCGACGCCCCGTTCTTCGGCGTCTCGACGATCACGCGGCCTGCGGAGTCCTTGTGCCAGGGCAGTGCGCTGCCGTCCGAACCGAGCAGAGTGATACGGGAGTCGGCGGCGACCGGCGTGTCGGCACCGAGGGTGAGTTCGGCGCCGGGCCACTCCAGAGCGGTCGCGTACAGCGTGCCGTCCTTCACCGTGTAGCGGATCTTGTCGTCGCTGGACGGCTCCTCGGCGTGGTGCCAGTAGGTCGTCCCGTAGATCGCCTCGCCGTTGATCTTCAGCCAGGCGCCGATGTCGAGCAGTCGCTGCTGCTGGATCTCGGGGATGGTGCCGTCGGCACGCGGGCCGATGTCGAGCAGCAGGTTGCCGTTCTTGCTGACGATGTCGGTGAGCGAGTCGATCAGCTGGTCGGAGGTGAGGTGGTCCTCCTCCGGCTCGTTCTGGTTGTAGCCGTAGGAGTGTGCGATGCCCCGGCTCGCCTCCCACTTGTTCGGGTCGATGTCCGGCTTGACCGTGTACTCGGGTGTCTGGAAGTCGAGTTCCTTGCTGTCCAGCGCACCGGTCTCGATCTTGCAGCGGTTGGCGACCGCGACTTCCTTCGGGTGCGCCCGGTTCTTCGCGCGGTTGTAGTAGTCGGCGATGACGGGCGCGGTCTTCCAGTACGAGGCGGGTTTGTCCCACTGCCCGTCGCACCAGATGATGTCGGGATCGTACTGATCGACCAGCTCGTTCAGTTGCGGCACCATGTAGTCGCCGACGTAGTCCTTGACCGACGGGGCGCCGGTGTACGGGACTTCGGCGCCGGTGTACGGGTTGCGGACCGGGCTGCCGGTGTACGACGGGTTGTACCACTCGTACAACGAGTAGTAGAAGCCCGCCTTCAGCTGCCCGCCCTTGGTGTCCTTGCGTGCCGCCTTGAACAGGTCGCCCGCCAGGTCGCGCTTCGGGCCGAGGTCCACGGTGTCGCGGCCACTGACCTTGCTGTCGAACAGTGCGACGCCTTCATGGTGCTTGGAGGTCAGCACGAAGTATTTGGCGCCGGCGTCCTTGAACAGCTTCACCCAGGCGTCCGGGTCGTACTTCTCGGCCTTCCACTGGCCGATGAAGTCGTCGTAGTTCGCGGCCGTGCCGTAGGTGTCCTTCTGATGGGTGTTGGTGGCGCTGCCCTTGCTGTTCATGTAGTTCCAGTACCACTCGGCGTAGCTGCCGCGCGGGCCCCAGGCGGGCACCGAATAGGCGCCCCAGTGGATGAAGATGCCGAACTTGTCGTCGTTGAACCATGTCGGCGTGGGGTGGCTGTCCAGGGACTCCACCGTCGGCTCGTAGTCCTTCGCCGGGGGTTCGGGCGCGGCGGAGGCCGGGGTGGTCAGGAGGCCGGCGAGGGCCGCCAGGGCCGTCGCTGCCACGAGTCTGGTACGGGGACGGGCATGGGTGCGGGTCACTGCGGGTTCCTTCCGGTCAGCGGTCGTAGTGCGCGTAGTCGGCCCGGACCTGTTCGGGGCTCAACGCCTCGTCCCAGGTGGTGACTTCGTCGAGATCTCCGCGCAGCCCGGCCTTCTCGGTGCCGATCGAGCGCAGCGGGAGCGCAATGGACGCGTCGACCGTGCCGACGCGCTCGCCGTTCGCGTACAGGGTGGTGCGGCCCGGCTCGGTGACCCAGGTCAGCTGGACCCACTGGTTCAGCGGCAGGGTGTAGTCGAAGCTGTGGTCGGCCGTGCCGTTGCCGGTGAAGCCGACCTTGCCGGTGCCCCGCTGCTGGAGTTTGAGCGCGCCGGCCTTCGAGCTGAGCAGCACTTGGTCACTGGTCCTGCCGGTCGTCCTGACCCAGCCGGAGACGGTCCACGGTTCGGCCAGGTCGAGGCCGCCGAAGCCCACCCCGTCGCGGTCACTGTCGAAGCGCCAGGCCTGGCCGCGTACCCCGTCCGGGACCGGAGTGGGGTTGTTGATGATGTACGAGGTGCCGGGCAGGTTCCCCGCGGTGTCCTCGGCGAAGATCGTGTTGCCGGGGCTGCCGGCCCACGTCCAGCCGCTCGGGTACGACGCCTGGTCGAAGGTCCAGTGGTGGCTCGGGCGGCCGTCGTCGACCCGGGGTGTCACCGGGTCGGGCCGCAGGCCGGGCGGATCGCCGAGCCGGGCGACCAGCGCCCGGAAGTCCTGCACGGTGTCCGGGGTGGCGGAGGCGTTCCAGGAGCGGTCCGCCATGATCGCGCGGCCGGTGGCCATCTGCTGCTCGAAGTAGCCGTCGTCGGCCCAGAAGTTGTAGTCGGCCCAGTTCATCAGACCGGATCCAAGGAGATCCGGCGCGGTGCTGGGCACCCAGGAGTCGTACATCCACGCCTCGTCGGGGTACAAGTGGTGATAGTTGTTCGGCGTGTCGTAGAACGGTCCGATGGCGATCTCGTCGTGGCCGGGGATGACGGGCTCGGTGCCGGTCCCCTCCCAGGTCAGGAAGACCACAGGCGCGTGGACCTGCTGCTGGGGCGCGGCGAGGTGTTCGGAGCCGTTGTAGATCGCGGTGCGCTTGCCGTGCCCGGCGACGACGTCGTCGAGGGTGTTGATGTAGCCGTTCAGCAGGTCACCGAGGGTGCTGGTGTCCGGATCGGCGGCGAGATGGTTCTTGACGCGGGGGCAGTTGGCGAGCTGGCCGGGCAGCTCGTCGGCGCCGATGCTGAACAGCGGGGCGTCGAACCAGCCGACGAACTCGTCCACGATCCGACGGGTCGTCGCGACCGCCTTCTCGCTGGTGATGTCGACCATCCAGTTCGGTGTCAGGTGCGAGTGGGTGTGGGCCTGGGTGCACGGGTCGGGGCCGTCGCCGAAGCCGATCCCGAAGGCGTCGGTGATCACGGTCGCGTGTCCGGGCACGTCTATACCGGGCATCACCTGCACGTGATAGCGGGCGGCGACGCGCTTCAGCCGCTCGATGTCCGCGCGGTCGTAGCTGTGCGCGGGGTCCGCGAGTCCGGGGAACTCCGGGCTGAAGAGGCGGAAGCCCTCGGAGTCGGAGAACTGCAGGAACAGGGTGTTGAGCTTCTGGTCGGCCATCCGGCGGACCAGCTTCTCCAGGTACTCCGGCTGCCAGTACTTGCGGCCCGCGTCGAGCATGGTCATCCGGACCGGCTGGGCGGGACGGTCGGTGGAGCGGGCCTTCGGCACGGTCAGGTGACCGGGGGCGGTGCGCAGCAGCTGCAGGAGCGTACGCGTCCCGTAGAACAGGCCGTGGGTGGAGGCGGCTTCGATGCGGACGGCGTCCGTGCTCTCGAACCGGTAGCCCTCCGCGCCCAGTGCCCCGTGCTCGGTGAGCGTCAGCACGATGTCGCCGGTCCGCGCGTGCCGGATGTCGCTGCTGACGGTCGGGGTGACCCCGCTGACCTGGGCCACCTCCGTACGCAACTGCTTGGCCAGCTCCTGCACGGACTGGCTCGCGGGGCCCGGGAGTTCGGCCCGTCCGGCTGGGAGTGCGGTCCTGGACCGGGACCGGGGGTCCACCAGGATGCGGGTCTTCGCCGACAGCTGTGTGTGGCCGCCGAGGCCGGTCCACTGGGTCGGTCTGGGAACAACGGGAGGCCCTGGGGCGGCCGTTGCGGCGCTTGTGCTCGACGCGGGTTCGTCCGGGGGCTCGTTTGCCACCGCGACGGGAGAGATAGATCCGATGACTAGAGCTGCGAGGAGTGGCGCAACGGGCATGACTCGGCGCACTACGGTCTCCTGAAGTCCGGTTTTGCCAGGACCGTAGCGGTAGATGTACTGCACGACAAGGGTGTTTGCGGGAGTGGTGTGGACCACTCCCGGAAACGGGAGGTGGGGCGAGAGATCCGATCTGTAAGGGTGTTGGGGGTTGGGATCGGCCTGACCGGGGCAGGATGCGCGCGGGCGGACTCAGGCCGCTTCGCGCAGCTCCGCCTCCAGGTGGCCGGGCCGGATGCCCAGATCGCCGAGGATGGCGTGCGCCGCGCGGCGGCCCGAGAACAGGGCGCCCTGCACCGTGCTCGTGTCCCGGTGGTCGCCGCACACATACAGCCCGGCGAGCAGCCGGACCGGGCGGCGCAGATCGTGCGGGGGTGGCATGGCGGGGACCGCCTCCGGGGCGTGGTGGGCGCAGAGGAGCTCCCAGTCGTCCGTGGGAGTGCCGTACAGCGCCGCGAGATGGGCGCGGACCGACCGGTCGAGGTCGGGCGGCGGGGTGCCGAGCACCGTCGACGTGATCAGGGTCCGGCCGTGCGGGGCGCGCGAGGGGTCGACCTCGCTCATCACGCAGGTGTGGGCGACCGGGCCCGAGCGGTCGGCGTCCAGCAGCAGTGAGGCACCGGTCGGCGGGGGAGCGGGGGCGGTGTGGTGCAGGACCGTCACCGGATGGAAGGCCGGCACCCGCAGACCGGGGAGCAGCTCGGCCGCGGCGCTCGCGCCGGTGGCCAGCAGCAGCGAACGGCAGCCCAGTTCACCGTGTTCCTTGGTGCGTACGGAGGTGATGTCGGCGGCGGCGACATGGACACCGGTCCGCACGGTGCCGGGCGGCAGGGCCGCCGCCAGCAGCTCGGGCAGCGTGGCCGAGCCGCCGGACGGTACGCACAGCCGGCCGCGCGCGTAGCCGCGCAGGGCGAGATCGGCGCAGCGGCTCGATGTGGTGAGCCCGGGGTCGCTGAGCAGCGCGGTGAGCAGTGGGCGCAGAAAGCCGTTGACCGTACGGGACGGCAGGCCGCGGCTGGACAGGGCGGCGAGCGCGGTCTGTTCCGGCCGGGCCAGGATGCGGGACGCCGGGGTGGTGGCGAGCCGGGCCAGGGCGGCGCCGAGCCGGGCCTGGTCGATCGGCCCGCCCATCGGCTGGCGGGGGGCGCTCGCCAGGGCGCGTGCCGCCTTGAGTGCGCCCCGTGCGCTCCGTGTGTGCCGCACGTCGCCGGTCCGGTACTGGCGGCCCTCGCTGTGGACGAGGACCCCTGGTGCGAAGTTCCGCAGCACGAGCCCTTCGAGGCCTGGCATCGTGCGCAGTTCCGGATACGAGGTGCTGAGA
This region includes:
- a CDS encoding regulator → MSERPPQRTPNRRLASLITEAGFSNAGLARRVDQLGLEHGLDLRYDKTSVTRWLRGQQPRGTTPALIAEVFTRRLGRRLSAQDLGLDSCAPVYAGLEFAATPAEAVDIVSGLWRKDSGSQAELRKIAFTPAGLVVPSRDWLIGRADEWVGGGSESSPPVPGGAGGARAAGALGRSVGASGAAGAAGATEAGGSARSGGPGGARGIGAQGSQGSHWPGGSGHGVTGASGVSGRGGARGPVPSRPSGPSAPPGSPAPSTAPASVGAGLSGAPGVPRQRQSDRGSGQRVSSGDVAALRSVGELFRALDNAYGGGHARQALVRYLEHETEPMLRGTYGEATGRRLFSAAADLTRLAGWTSYDIAAHGLAQRYFVQALRLAQAAGDRAYGAYVLITMSRQAVYLGHGREAVQLARVAQQGIGSSAPPVVQALLHAVEARGHGVLGEARLCTASLARAERALESARPGDEVPHWARYFDEAQLADEFGHCYRDLQQYRVAAQHAERSLQLRAPAYARSRLFCRVVLASARLGLGELDQACVLGAEAAQQAAEMRSVRATEYVRDFERSLEPYRDAAAVRGYRERVAALG
- a CDS encoding alpha-L-fucosidase; the encoded protein is MTRTHARPRTRLVAATALAALAGLLTTPASAAPEPPAKDYEPTVESLDSHPTPTWFNDDKFGIFIHWGAYSVPAWGPRGSYAEWYWNYMNSKGSATNTHQKDTYGTAANYDDFIGQWKAEKYDPDAWVKLFKDAGAKYFVLTSKHHEGVALFDSKVSGRDTVDLGPKRDLAGDLFKAARKDTKGGQLKAGFYYSLYEWYNPSYTGSPVRNPYTGAEVPYTGAPSVKDYVGDYMVPQLNELVDQYDPDIIWCDGQWDKPASYWKTAPVIADYYNRAKNRAHPKEVAVANRCKIETGALDSKELDFQTPEYTVKPDIDPNKWEASRGIAHSYGYNQNEPEEDHLTSDQLIDSLTDIVSKNGNLLLDIGPRADGTIPEIQQQRLLDIGAWLKINGEAIYGTTYWHHAEEPSSDDKIRYTVKDGTLYATALEWPGAELTLGADTPVAADSRITLLGSDGSALPWHKDSAGRVIVETPKNGASATRSTSAYVFKVTTPGVNTLVRTRTELPKELNPGRTADGTLTLTNTARKRASGTRIGLSGPEGWTVTPSATRVNPLAPGADAKVPFTLTPPASAAPGTYTLDITLRHGRLTTTTAVKVTVAPENLARNKAATQKSTAWDAPASRAVDGNTDGSFGSGSVTHTAEPSSQAWWQVDLGASKSLSAVDIWNRTDCCSDRLKDFWVLTSDTPITADGLDDARTAPGVTAVHVTGQAGRPSTVQLPAGTSGRYVRVQLASGTNPLSLAEVEVRGH
- a CDS encoding family 20 glycosylhydrolase, with translation MANEPPDEPASSTSAATAAPGPPVVPRPTQWTGLGGHTQLSAKTRILVDPRSRSRTALPAGRAELPGPASQSVQELAKQLRTEVAQVSGVTPTVSSDIRHARTGDIVLTLTEHGALGAEGYRFESTDAVRIEAASTHGLFYGTRTLLQLLRTAPGHLTVPKARSTDRPAQPVRMTMLDAGRKYWQPEYLEKLVRRMADQKLNTLFLQFSDSEGFRLFSPEFPGLADPAHSYDRADIERLKRVAARYHVQVMPGIDVPGHATVITDAFGIGFGDGPDPCTQAHTHSHLTPNWMVDITSEKAVATTRRIVDEFVGWFDAPLFSIGADELPGQLANCPRVKNHLAADPDTSTLGDLLNGYINTLDDVVAGHGKRTAIYNGSEHLAAPQQQVHAPVVFLTWEGTGTEPVIPGHDEIAIGPFYDTPNNYHHLYPDEAWMYDSWVPSTAPDLLGSGLMNWADYNFWADDGYFEQQMATGRAIMADRSWNASATPDTVQDFRALVARLGDPPGLRPDPVTPRVDDGRPSHHWTFDQASYPSGWTWAGSPGNTIFAEDTAGNLPGTSYIINNPTPVPDGVRGQAWRFDSDRDGVGFGGLDLAEPWTVSGWVRTTGRTSDQVLLSSKAGALKLQQRGTGKVGFTGNGTADHSFDYTLPLNQWVQLTWVTEPGRTTLYANGERVGTVDASIALPLRSIGTEKAGLRGDLDEVTTWDEALSPEQVRADYAHYDR
- a CDS encoding NAD(P)/FAD-dependent oxidoreductase, with amino-acid sequence MLSTAHHADVVIIGAGIAGLSAAHQLTSAGVSVSVLEAGPRVGGRMTTEEVDGFRLDRIGPLLSTSYPELRTMPGLEGLVLRNFAPGVLVHSEGRQYRTGDVRHTRSARGALKAARALASAPRQPMGGPIDQARLGAALARLATTPASRILARPEQTALAALSSRGLPSRTVNGFLRPLLTALLSDPGLTTSSRCADLALRGYARGRLCVPSGGSATLPELLAAALPPGTVRTGVHVAAADITSVRTKEHGELGCRSLLLATGASAAAELLPGLRVPAFHPVTVLHHTAPAPPPTGASLLLDADRSGPVAHTCVMSEVDPSRAPHGRTLITSTVLGTPPPDLDRSVRAHLAALYGTPTDDWELLCAHHAPEAVPAMPPPHDLRRPVRLLAGLYVCGDHRDTSTVQGALFSGRRAAHAILGDLGIRPGHLEAELREAA